Proteins encoded by one window of Torulaspora delbrueckii CBS 1146 chromosome 2, complete genome:
- the TDEL0B05370 gene encoding uncharacterized protein (similar to Saccharomyces cerevisiae YEL025C; ancestral locus Anc_1.464), whose translation MESLRLLDEVIKLEEDSKSLASAVCPFIYSDDVKSSSVIVGCQRLSGELNYAICMNDAIYLFQDYKVVQEYQFDKLSRCYKYLYLEDCILSPHPVHMMIMSNATLLICESTRGCSLDIKQLQLPIEFCNSCDLYAIALPPESLLYSPDAQTIKSVSFQQLLNSNFSNVTEVYKVFMGKLLGFEVTEKGGVLFCLYRHRSTGNLYVELAKYEAMHYILSSRHSLGSSSKYCIKKVDDCWTICVTEDKTWSFKVDNSPVCVKNLHASELRGMISLDIRCVDNKTLLKAFCLDGAVLEARFRHASSSSPQVITWRKVKFPSKFPSELGFATELFDAIYLVASPLKGLSLVNLKKATNRILFPFHSMKLFDGCCIPNGGTDLDSALFCGALTRSHGFIEKRRLHFSKDVLCIISSKKLTHSPIAEIWATHSGIVYESAGVLYKAITNERLKDWNGGIWLTEDLVEIADVEGEIVSLQELSNSTCGDHRSYSIIYSNGTLELASCVSRGSLRAFVMINLGPNIIDFAHAAAAYHDVEKCYYVASYHEYGYLSFWRNETEIFKYSLGLDFFVSDLLVKVLQDCCYTIATSTDARSRIFLSNSTENLLEVEGTSSEPFKLLDLDEELPFVLFYNEHESIMVNLASLSYGELHIGVRPLKLVKCSGLIYALDKEWTLTTIDLSFKMSNTGGVPTPTLKCDLYELPGSLALCLTLLPTLGYAIVVTRTSRHKQLRLVLFDYEKNRIIDRYEPSDQISNALVKPFCDSSSDLFLQRFFLVCCNSGERSFFVILRIDNAKIVPLQYELLPSPVSTLAVSQDRSKVFFGGAGLKVYGIAKDYATGTISLRNTTFKLQNESLQVAIIPGSESLKCILPFGGCFEVEEIGGKVERHVEHILSDGSNLIRKTAFKRLNQMTRKHTSTSTEILSRFANTGLKNKESMYVIILESSKRLTLFYQLTEDTPLSPICCFPFNDPIINIVPVKDDFSSVQTNGTRLDGLPLFMIMCANGTVHTIVEPRNRSPIELQSKIIGFEQFS comes from the coding sequence GATGCCATCTACTTATTTCAAGACTACAAAGTAGTGCAAGAgtatcaatttgataaattAAGTCGCTGTTACAAGTACTTATATCTCGAGGATTGTATACTCTCTCCTCACCCTGTGCATATGATGATCATGAGTAACGCAACACTCTTGATATGTGAATCGACGAGAGGTTGCTCTCTAGACATTAAGCAATTGCAACTTCCCATCGAATTTTGCAACAGTTGTGATTTATATGCGATTGCTCTGCCGCCAGAATCCCTTCTTTATTCACCTGATGCTCAAACGATTAAATCAGTGAGTTTCCAACAACTACTCAAttcaaacttctcaaaTGTCACTGAGGTATACAAGGTATTCATGGGTAAGTTACTGGGTTTTGAAGTTACAGAGAAAGGTGGCGTTTTATTTTGCTTGTATCGGCACAGATCTACTGGAAATCTTTATGTTGAGTTGGCAAAGTATGAAGCTATGCATTACATCCTATCTAGTAGACATTCTTTGGGGTCGTCAAGCAAATATTGCATCAAGAAGGTGGATGACTGTTGGACAATATGCGTAACAGAAGACAAGACATGGAGTTTTAAGGTGGACAATTCACCAGTTTGtgtgaaaaatttacaTGCTTCTGAGCTCAGAGGTATGATATCGTTAGATATCAGATGCGTTGATAATAAaacacttttgaaagctttCTGCCTTGACGGAGCAGTCCTTGAGGCCAGGTTTCGACATGCATCTAGCTCTTCTCCACAAGTAATAACGTGGCGCAAGGTTAAATTTCCAAGTAAGTTTCCAAGTGAACTGGGATTTGCTACTGAGCTTTTCGATGCGATATACCTAGTTGCTTCACCGTTAAAAGGCTTGTCTTTAGTGAATCTTAAGAAAGCCACCAATCGGATTCTTTTTCCCTTTCATTCTATGAAATTGTTTGATGGTTGTTGCATACCCAATGGTGGCACTGATTTGGATTCCGCTTTGTTTTGTGGAGCATTGACCAGAAGCCATGGCTTCATTGAGAAACGCCGTCTTCATTTCTCGAAAGATGTTCTTTGCATTATTTCAAGTAAGAAGCTCACTCATTCACCCATAGCAGAGATATGGGCCACCCACTCAGGAATTGTTTACGAATCTGCGGGAGTACTCTACAAAGCGATCACGAACGAACGGCTGAAAGACTGGAATGGTGGAATATGGCTCACGGAAGACTTGGTTGAGATTGCTGACGTAGAGGGCGAAATCGTCTCACTACAAGAACTAAGCAATTCAACCTGTGGAGACCACCGCAGCTACTCTATCATCTATAGTAATGGCACCCTCGAGTTGGCTAGTTGTGTGAGTCGAGGGTCCTTGCGAGCTTTTGTAATGATAAACCTAGGACCGAATATCATAGATTTCGCTCATGCTGCAGCTGCTTATCATGACGTTGAAAAATGTTACTACGTTGCCAGTTATCACGAATACGGTTACTTGAGTTTCTGGCGTAATGAAACAGAGATTTTCAAATATAGTTTGGGgcttgatttctttgtatCAGACTTATTGGTCAAAGTCCTCCAAGATTGCTGTTATACAATTGCGACAAGCACTGATGCTCGATCGAGGATTTTTCTGTCGAACTCAACTGAAAATCTCCTAGAGGTTGAAGGAACTTCAAGTGAACCTTTCAAGCTCttggatttggatgaagaactACCATTTGTTCTTTTTTACAACGAGCATGAGTCTATCATGGTCAATCTCGCAAGTTTGAGTTACGGTGAACTTCATATTGGCGTTCGCCCGTTGAAACTAGTAAAGTGCAGTGGCCTAATTTATGCGCTTGATAAAGAATGGACTTTGACTACCATTGATTTATCATTCAAGATGTCCAATACCGGGGGCGTTCCGACTCCTACCTTAAAGTGTGATTTGTATGAACTCCCGGGTAGTCTGGCACTATGTCTAACTTTACTTCCAACACTGGGCTATGCCATTGTTGTAACCAGAACTTCTCGACATAAACAACTACGACTTGTACTTTTTGATTATGAAAAGAATCGTATAATCGACCGCTATGAACCTAGTGACCAGATCTCAAATGCTTTGGTAAAGCCATTTTGTGATTCATCGTCGGATTTATTCTTGCAACGATTCTTTTTGGTGTGCTGTAACAGTGGAGAACGATCATTTTTCGTAATTCTTCGCATAGACAACGCCAAGATAGTACCATTACAATATGAATTACTTCCATCACCTGTTTCAACGTTGGCTGTATCCCAGGATCGTTCCAAGGTATTCTTTGGAGGAGCTGGGCTGAAAGTTTATGGCATAGCGAAGGATTATGCAACTGGAACGATAAGTCTCCGAAATACAACTTTCAAGCTCCAAAATGAGTCTCTGCAGGTGGCAATCATTCCTGGTTCAGAATCATTGAAGTGTATACTACCATTTGGCGGATgctttgaagttgaagagattggagGGAAAGTTGAGAGACATGTGGAACATATTTTAAGTGATggatcaaatttgataagaAAAACTGCCTTCAAGCGACTAAATCAAATGACTCGTAAGCATACATCTACTAGCACTGAGATACTGAGCAGGTTCGCGAATACCGGGctaaagaacaaagaaagcATGTACGTTATTATACTCGAATCCTCAAAGCGTTTGACACTATTCTACCAACTCACTGAGGACACTCCACTCTCTCCAATCTGTTGCTTTCCATTTAACGATCCAATTATCAACATTGTTCCGGTCAAAGACGACTTTTCCTCGGTGCAGACCAATGGTACTAGGCTGGATGGATTGCCGCTCTTTATGATAATGTGTGCGAACGGGACTGTGCATACGATAGTGGAACCCAGAAACAGATCGCCAATTGAATTACAGAGTAAAATTATCGGTTTCGAACAATTTTCCTAA
- the SNU13 gene encoding RNA binding protein SNU13 (similar to Saccharomyces cerevisiae SNU13 (YEL026W); ancestral locus Anc_1.465) — protein sequence MSAPNPKAFPLADEALTQQILDVVQQASSLRQLKKGANEATKTLNRGISEFIIMAADCEPIEILLHLPLLCEDKNVPYVFVPSRVALGRACGVSRPVISASITTNDASSIKNQIYAVKDKIETLLI from the coding sequence atgtcTGCCCCAAACCCTAAAGCTTTTCCATTGGCCGATGAGGCTCTGACCCAACAGATCTTGGATGTTGTCCAACAAGCTTCCAGCTTGAgacaattgaagaaaggtgCTAACGAAGCTACCAAGACTTTAAACCGTGGTATCTCtgagttcatcatcatgGCTGCTGACTGTGAACctattgaaattttgttGCATTTGCCATTGCTATGTGAGGACAAGAACGTTCCATATGTGTTTGTTCCTTCTAGAGTGGCTCTAGGTAGAGCTTGTGGTGTCTCTAGACCAGTCATTTCTGCTTCCATTACTACCAATGATGCTTCTTCCATCAAGAACCAAATCTACGCCGTCAAGGACAAGATTGAAACTTTGTTGATTTAA
- the GEF1 gene encoding Gef1p (similar to Saccharomyces cerevisiae GEF1 (YJR040W); ancestral locus Anc_1.466) — MSGQYSPVKNDETGDDRFVTIPETQNFDDFTTIDWISEEDRPVNGGTNERYNLNLRYHKFKELIWGRCRIVVTLTLIAVVIGCIAGFLQIFTETLVNWKTGHCARNWLLNKSFCCSGTESRISSKSPLLIKRQEIECINNGLWIEWSMGPFPFFIFITLSILFALMSTLLVNYVAPMATGSGISEIKVWISGFKYKEDFLSPLTLIVKCVALPLAISSGLSVGKEGPSVHYATCCGYIICSWLLRDVVTFSKQAEYMTAASGAGVAVAFGSPIGGVLFGLEEIATAAEFSSSTLWKSFYVALAAVATLEYIDPFRSGKIVLFNVTYDKDWKVQEIPAFILLGIFGGLYGKYISRWNIKYVQFRKRYLASWPVQEILILASITGLVSYFNEFLKLDMTESMGILFHECQSNDNSDAFTHRLCKLDENTHVVSFLRVFSSLVMATVVRALLVVVSYGAKIPAGIFVPSMAVGATFGRALSLLVERFISGAGVITPGAYAFLGAAASLCGITNLTLTVVVIMFELTGAFIYILPLMIVVATTRIVLSSSGSDVGIADQMVMVNGFPLIEGTEHEEFMEEHTAGEVMAKNLITINEKIYLSELESLIYDSSLKSVNGFPIVKEQDRMEPEKRCAGYVLRRHLISKLRISETSSFDSHLTLVSFTEGTSSDENFLSFKDIVNAHPVSTKPDAPTSELYRMFRLLGCKAIMIEESGYLKGLITKKDILRFERTKYREIHGSRYAYNEYFGQKLWSLIDPVICRFSSSPPE, encoded by the coding sequence ATGTCTGGGCAATACAGTCCGGTCAAAAACGATGAAACTGGTGACGATCGGTTTGTAACAATCCCAGAGacccaaaattttgatgattttaCCACGATTGATTGGATTTCGGAGGAAGATAGACCTGTAAATGGTGGAACTAATGAGAGATACAATTTAAATTTAAGATACCACAAGTTTAAGGAGCTGATATGGGGAAGATGCCGTATTGTAGTTACCTTGACGTTAATCGCAGTCGTTATAGGCTGCATCGCAGGTTTTCTACAAATTTTCACTGAGACTTTAGTAAACTGGAAAACAGGCCATTGTGCTAGAAACTGGCTTCTAAATAAATCTTTCTGCTGTAGTGGGACTGAATCTCGTATCAGCAGCAAAAGCCCTTTGCTGATCAAAAGACAAGAGATAGAGTGTATCAATAATGGTCTGTGGATCGAATGGTCCATGGGACCCTTCCCTTTCTTCATATTTATCACCCTTTCGATACTCTTTGCACTAATGAGTACTCTCCTGGTTAATTACGTTGCTCCCATGGCAACAGGCTCTGGGATATCTGAGATCAAAGTCTGGATATCTGGATTCAAGTATAAAGAGGACTTTTTGAGTCCCTTAACGCTTATTGTGAAATGTGTCGCACTACCATTGGCAATTTCGTCTGGGCTGAGTGTCGGTAAAGAGGGCCCTTCAGTCCATTATGCTACTTGCTGTGGTTACATCATTTGCAGTTGGCTTCTGCGTGATGTTGTGACGTTTTCGAAACAGGCAGAGTACATGACCGCTGCTAGCGGGGCTGGTGTAGCTGTCGCATTTGGATCACCCATTGGCGGTGTGCTTTTTGGTTTGGAGGAAATTGCAACAGCTGCAGAGTTTAGCTCATCAACCCTTTGGAAATCTTTTTACGTAGCTCTGGCTGCAGTGGCTACTTTAGAGTACATCGATCCCTTCAGAAGTGGAAAGATCGTTCTGTTCAATGTCACCTATGATAAAGATTGGAAAGTACAGGAAATACCGGCATTTATCCTGCTGGGTATTTTTGGTGGTTTATATGGGAAGTATATTAGCAGGTGGAATATCAAATACGTCCAGTTTCGTAAGAGATATCTAGCAAGTTGGCCtgttcaagaaattctAATCCTGGCCAGTATCACAGGTTTAGTATCTTACTTCAACGAGTTTTTGAAGCTGGATATGACCGAGAGCATGGGTATTTTATTTCACGAGTGCCAGAGTAATGATAACAGCGATGCTTTTACCCACAGGTTATGTAAGCTCGACGAAAATACCCATGTGGTGAGCTTCTTAAGAGTATTCTCTTCTCTAGTGATGGCAACGGTAGTAAGAGCTTTGCTCGTCGTGGTTTCATATGGGGCTAAAATTCCAGCTGGTATTTTTGTTCCATCTATGGCTGTTGGTGCCACTTTCGGCAGAGCACTCAGTCTATTAGTCGAAAGGTTTATAAGTGGTGCGGGCGTTATCACCCCTGGCGCTTACGCCTTTTTAGGTGCTGCCGCTTCATTATGTGGGATCACCAATCTGACATTGACTGTTGTTGTCATAATGTTCGAATTAACGGGGGCTTTCATCTACATTCTTCCATTAATGATTGTGGTCGCAACGACCAGAATCGtgctttcttcctctggGTCTGACGTGGGCATCGCGGACCAAATGGTGATGGTCAACGGTTTCCCTCTCATCGAAGGAACCGAACACGAGGAATTCATGGAGGAACACACAGCAGGGGAAGTAATGGcaaaaaatttgattactatcaatgaaaaaatctatCTTTCTGAACTGGAATCTCTTATCTACGATTCCTCCCTCAAGTCGGTAAATGGCTTCCCAATAGTGAAAGAGCAAGATAGAATGGAACCAGAAAAGAGATGTGCTGGTTACGTATTGCGTCGGCACTTGATTTCCAAATTAAGAATATCGGAAACCAGCTCTTTCGATTCTCATTTGACTTTAGTCAGCTTTACCGAGGGAACCTCTTCCGATGAGAATTTTTTaagtttcaaagacattGTGAATGCCCATCCAGTCTCGACCAAACCGGATGCACCCACCTCGGAACTATATCGGATGTTCAGGCTATTGGGCTGCAAGGCTATTatgattgaagaaagtggtTATTTGAAGGGACTTATTACTAAGAAAGATATCCTCAGGtttgaaagaacaaagTACAGGGAGATACATGGTTCCAGATATGCCTATAATGAATACTTCGGGCAGAAGCTTTGGTCACTGATCGATCCTGTGATCTGCAGGTTTAGTTCGAGTCCTCCTGAATAA
- the URB2 gene encoding ribosome biogenesis protein URB2 (similar to Saccharomyces cerevisiae URB2 (YJR041C); ancestral locus Anc_1.467): MELPRSTEALTKLLRSKEITTGQIYDIVRQFDHLDLYFPNRENFILELLIDRWNDQKLVEFKKDHKMWELFNDMWIGLGDDVILKKMFKRLRFVPHLIKSLELVDIDVIEFLKALKQTCSLINSIVTVDVSVENANSILGKAVKLVSQMEVDCTFRSQFLEEIQILADLRNIPEVSTKLSNSYCDEVLLPSLKYTCKFENETYDPTIESLAKLLEFFVFSPAVDTVKLLTKFADTYGNELRVDDTLILFKKSISFMSKENFLQLEKVFTIMTKLHPELSPTLLKELSLSKKTMSREFLDNLFDEALIAFKGQQDPSNLWQMIFHILDLDIEVGIDNNDRLLDLITGEKDRNFEWTVKLWTKLISCHSDARELPQFLEKLEVYCRENGKSSHFLLTDKDFTEAVSTRSASFSISQYKTAVSKLLDELEADSEDLISLFLLKMLLQGLTKLPNASVNDVKGPLKTVFKLKGGKNQSQFWQIRYLIMEVFDDILPDEILGSSENEIQTSIVNNESPMDLLYYFFKLREYKVFDLTPIVNVFMGNVRQLAPEQQSQVLANVFTNWSTIINSLFPSNEIQYLAELLCTNRNIHILENLFNDDDIFEESNVMRFIVSRLFNSYNDEKVARLILTIPIQCINKTIRVELINGISDKAPLTDLDLSVMVHLLENPTFKSDIESNWKSLASFMDRNMLEFTYEQPVFETIWNNHLSQRKEAVSQEFLKDGIASLSAKLEKNGLDLAIMKMAFLVIKIGGKGENKDLRNKYSQRVLELIVGEYVDTKDVKISSWLLRTLYYVIDRDQIDSPKVTAILSAFIKDLGSAIREADQDLLASVFLLFSALYDDKLEYIFAHYMVLREASVDAILLKPGLEAVIRRSLEGGTEDFNHALYLTISSFELCTPVYAEGLLELYQVQLEHLGRDNVVGSRLFVKSLSAFYTNSSKFECARNSILQTLQCINGLLTSKSWIFSQYCVEMLFPMCLKLSLNSIRAAEGSDEFFISTTKLISNILFNHRMKLSNRHHLVIALISEYLELLSNHEVTKLSSSSSRSLSRLIINFCEPVSGPVKGKNTLNSKVSMLKSSLRKHVPILLIKYVHLSISSPFEPSSRTELTTAMYSIFDLLSQNELGLVNAALDNAGRQYLKGLYADYRKTGRWHAD, translated from the coding sequence atggaACTGCCACGATCGACCGAGGCCTTGACCAAATTACTCCGGTCGAAGGAGATAACTACGGGTCAGATTTATGATATAGTTCGCCAATTTGATCATCTCGATCTGTACTTCCCTAACAGAGAAAACTTTATCCTAGAGCTTTTAATCGATAGATGGAATGATCAGAAGCTGGTagagttcaagaaagacCACAAGATGTGggaattgttcaatgatATGTGGATTGGACTCGGAGATGATGTGATACTGAAAAAAATGTTCAAGAGGTTGAGGTTTGTGCCACACTTGATCAAGTCGTTGGAGTTAGTGGATATTGATGTTATTGAATTCTTAAAGGCCTTGAAGCAGACTTGCTCCTTGATTAACTCCATTGTCACCGTCGATGTTTCGGTCGAGAATGCAAACTCGATACTTGGGAAAGCAGTCAAATTGGTCTCACAAATGGAAGTCGACTGCACGTTTAGGAGCcaatttttggaagagattCAGATTTTAGCGGACCTGCGGAACATACCAGAGGTATCCACAAAATTATCAAACAGTTACTGTGATGAAGTACTCTTGCCATCCCTCAAATACACCTGCAAATTCGAAAATGAGACCTACGATCCTACCATAGAGTCTTTGGCCAAGCTTTTAGAATTCTTTGTATTTTCTCCTGCAGTTGACACAGTTAAACTACTAACCAAATTTGCTGATACTTACGGCAACGAACTACGTGTGGATGATACATTgattcttttcaaaaaatctaTCTCCTTCATGTCAAAGGAGAATTTTTTGCAGCTAGAAAAGGTTTTCACCATAATGACTAAACTGCATCCAGAGCTTTCACCTACGTTGCTGAAGgaactttctctttcaaagaagacaatGTCAAGAGAGTTCCTCGATAATCTTTTTGATGAGGCACTTATTGCATTTAAAGGTCAACAGGATCCCTCTAATTTGTGGCAAATGATCTTTCACATCCTTGATCTCGACATAGAAGTTGGTATTGATAATAATGACAGATTACTGGACTTAATTACTGGGGAAAAAGATcgaaattttgaatggaCTGTCAAATTATGGACAAAACTAATAAGTTGTCATTCTGATGCAAGAGAGTTGCCAcagttcttggaaaaattggaagtCTATTGTAGGGAAAACGGAAAGTCTTCACATTTTTTACTCACAGATAAAGATTTTACTGAAGCCGTTTCAACCCGATCAGCTTCCTTTTCGATCTCTCAGTATAAAACTGCGGTATCAAAACTTTTGGATGAGTTGGAGGCGGATAGTGAAGACTTGATCAGTCTTTTCTTACTAAAAATGTTGTTGCAGGGCTTAACAAAATTGCCCAACGCATCTGTTAACGATGTGAAAGGACCACTAAAAACGGTATTCAAGCTCAAGGGTGGTAAAAACCAGTCGCAGTTTTGGCAAATTCGATATCTCATCATGGAGGTATTTGACGATATCCTTCCagatgaaattcttggCTCATCAGAAAATGAAATCCAAACATCGATTGTGAATAACGAAAGTCCTATGGATTTACTATACTACTTTTTCAAGCTCAGAGAGTACAAAGTTTTTGATTTAACACCAATTGTTAATGTTTTCATGGGAAATGTCCGTCAATTGGCTCCCGAACAGCAATCTCAGGTTTTGGCTAATGTATTCACGAACTGGAGCACCATTATAAACTCACTCTTTCCAAGCAATGAGATACAGTACCTCGCTGAATTACTGTGCACTAATCGCAACATTCACATCCTCGAGAATCTTTTTAATGAcgatgatatttttgaagaaagtaaCGTCATGCGTTTCATTGTTTCCAGACTATTCAACTCAtataatgatgaaaaggtGGCCAGATTAATTTTGACTATACCAATACAATGCATTAATAAGACAATTAGAGTTGAACTGATCAATGGCATCAGTGATAAAGCACCTCTAACTGACTTAGATTTGTCGGTTATGGTTCACCTACTAGAAAACCCCACTTTCAAGTCTGACATTGAAAGcaattggaaaagtttAGCATCATTCATGGATCGCAATATGCTAGAATTCACGTATGAACAGCCAGTTTTTGAGACAATATGGAACAACCACTTATCTCAGAGAAAAGAAGCTGTCAGTCAGGAATTTCTAAAAGATGGAATTGCAAGTTTGAGTGCTAAACTGGAGAAGAACGGGTTGGATTTAGCTATTATGAAGATGGCGTTTCTAGTTATAAAGATCGGCGGCAAGGGTGAGAACAAAGATTTGAGGAACAAATACAGTCAAAGAGTGTTAGAGCTTATTGTAGGCGAATATGTTGATACTAAAGATGTCAAGATTTCGTCGTGGTTATTACGCACCTTATACTATGTCATTGACCGTGATCAGATAGACTCTCCTAAAGTGACTGCAATCCTTTCGGCCTTCATAAAGGATCTAGGAAGTGCAATAAGAGAGGCAGACCAAGATTTACTGGCAAGTGTATTCTTATTGTTCTCGGCCTTGTACGATGATAAACTCGAGTACATATTCGCCCACTACATGGTTCTGCGAGAGGCGAGTGTTGACGCTATCCTGTTAAAACCTGGTCTTGAAGCAGTAATACGAAGATCGCTTGAGGGTGGAACTGAAGATTTCAACCATGCGCTTTACCTCACCATATCATCTTTCGAACTCTGTACGCCTGTTTACGCCGAAGGTCTGCTTGAGTTATACCAGGTCCAACTCGAACATCTGGGCAGAGACAATGTTGTCGGATCTCGCCTCTTCGTCAAGTCGCTGTCTGCTTTCTACACaaactcttccaagttTGAATGTGCGAGAAATAGCATACTTCAGACTTTACAGTGCATAAATGGTCTATTAACCTCAAAGTCATGGATATTCTCGCAGTATTGCGTCGAGATGCTTTTTCCAATGTGTTTGAAATTGAGCTTGAATTCTATAAGAGCCGCTGAAGGGAGTGATGAGTTTTTCATATCAACAACGAAGCTAATTTCCAacattctcttcaatcatcGAATGAAGTTGTCAAATCGTCACCATCTTGTCATTGCATTAATTTCCGAGTACCTTGAATTATTATCCAATCATGAGGTTACTAAGCTATCAAGCAGCTCGTCAAGATCACTCTCAAGACTGATAATTAATTTCTGCGAGCCTGTCAGTGGTCCTGTGAAAGGCAAAAATACACTAAACTCTAAAGTTAGTATGCTCAAAAGCTCTTTGCGGAAACATGTTCCCATACTACTCATCAAATATGTGCATTTGTCAATTAGCTCTCCTTTTGAGCCAAGTTCTCGTACTGAATTGACGACTGCGATGTACTCAATATTTGATCTACTGTCCCAGAATGAGCTTGGTCTGGTTAATGCAGCCTTAGACAACGCTGGGAGACAATACCTCAAAGGCCTATACGCAGATTACAGAAAGACAGGAAGGTGGCATGCAGACTAA